The Acidobacteriota bacterium genome has a segment encoding these proteins:
- a CDS encoding STAS domain-containing protein: protein MFEITEDANGTLRFEGRLDAAQVDKAKPHLAKTTESRVLDFSGLEYISSAGLGVLLAAQKRLGEQGHELRLVNVSSHIRDIFHFSGFDQIFKIE, encoded by the coding sequence ATGTTTGAAATCACTGAAGATGCAAATGGTACGCTCCGGTTTGAGGGCCGACTCGATGCGGCGCAGGTCGACAAAGCGAAGCCCCACCTCGCCAAGACAACGGAGAGCCGGGTGCTCGACTTCTCCGGTCTCGAGTACATCTCCAGTGCCGGACTCGGGGTTCTCCTCGCGGCGCAGAAACGGCTCGGCGAGCAGGGCCACGAGTTGCGGCTCGTCAATGTCAGTAGCCATATCCGCGACATCTTCCACTTCTCGGGATTCGATCAGATCTTCAAAATCGAATGA
- a CDS encoding sigma-70 family RNA polymerase sigma factor gives MEAFGLLVDRYQGPVFNVVLRMVRSYEDAKEISQDVFVKAFENLRQFDPERNFFSWIYRIAINESINFLGKPRPQSDLPAQLPTNRPDPARAYEASETGRQVHSALDELGQDYRAVILLRHFFNLSYREMARILDIPEKTVKSRLFDGRRQLRRLLVGKGWINEK, from the coding sequence GTGGAAGCATTCGGCTTACTCGTAGACAGATACCAGGGACCGGTCTTCAATGTGGTCCTTCGAATGGTCAGGAGCTACGAGGACGCCAAAGAGATATCGCAGGACGTCTTCGTCAAAGCTTTCGAGAATCTGAGGCAGTTCGATCCGGAGAGAAACTTCTTCAGCTGGATCTACCGGATTGCGATCAACGAATCGATCAATTTTCTCGGCAAGCCCCGGCCGCAGAGCGATCTTCCGGCTCAGCTGCCGACGAACAGACCCGATCCTGCCCGCGCCTACGAGGCCTCCGAAACAGGACGGCAGGTGCACAGCGCTCTCGACGAGCTCGGGCAGGACTACCGCGCGGTCATACTGCTGCGCCACTTTTTTAATCTCAGCTACCGGGAGATGGCCCGGATTCTCGACATCCCCGAGAAAACCGTCAAATCGCGGCTCTTCGACGGACGCCGTCAACTGCGCAGGCTGCTCGTCGGGAAAGGCTGGATAAACGAAAAATGA
- a CDS encoding ATP-binding protein — protein sequence MRARFKRQIGAIEQIVRFIERFFEAENLEPQHRHAVDLALEEAFTNMVRYNPDGEGDILVTLEREEDELVISLTDFDADEFDFEQAGAVDVTLPVSERTPGGLGIHLIRKVMDRVDYTFNGREGTITMVKSIA from the coding sequence ATGAGAGCCAGGTTCAAGCGACAAATCGGCGCCATCGAGCAGATCGTCCGATTTATCGAGCGTTTTTTCGAGGCCGAGAATCTCGAACCGCAGCATCGCCATGCAGTCGATCTCGCACTCGAGGAAGCTTTTACGAACATGGTCAGGTACAACCCGGACGGTGAGGGAGACATCCTCGTCACTCTCGAGAGGGAGGAGGACGAGCTCGTCATCTCCCTTACCGACTTCGATGCGGACGAGTTCGATTTCGAACAGGCGGGAGCAGTCGATGTCACTCTGCCCGTCTCGGAACGCACTCCCGGTGGACTCGGGATTCACCTGATCCGGAAAGTGATGGACCGGGTAGATTACACATTCAACGGCCGGGAAGGTACCATCACTATGGTCAAGTCAATAGCCTAG